A window of the Gossypium hirsutum isolate 1008001.06 chromosome A05, Gossypium_hirsutum_v2.1, whole genome shotgun sequence genome harbors these coding sequences:
- the LOC107941163 gene encoding testis-expressed protein 2 isoform X2: MSQLSSLSVPSFCFRLAKRFPIKVESKTSAIYNGSKIIYLYLETSWEKESWCKALRLASCEDKEKLSWFAKLNEDFHAYLLSLNVGYPSFMKPSSGFIAEPMDKGNRSDGSSSKVRLFWRKLSKKAKPGMENKGTWTSQTAREDRKTYEKQQPFQDSVTNKVPNSLTEENMSCPFPQGFSRSVSQSTSVASDADLEQDKFSVDEGTLCWNLLISRIFFDIKGNAGLKSSIQARIQRTLSNMRTPSYIGEVICTDLDIGSLPPYIHAMRLLATDMNEVWAFEVDAEYSGGILLDVETRLEVSDQDFQKGLVDSNSEPNSVENVSSDLLEGFERFGKHLNLPEEDEVDPKVEGVKGSKATPTTSCVSRWKAVVNSVAKQVSQVPLSLSIRISSLRGTLRLYIKPPPSDQLWFGFTSMPDIEFDLESSVGEHKITSGHIALFLIGRFKAAIRETMVLPNCESAYIPWMLAEKDDWVPRKVAPFIWLNQDAVMDNNIARTAQCPQPTEAKENSRKTSSSPAVIESEASSSSAASSSAKIRSSQDLRTPLLATDEPHETYQQNRATPDTQSSSRSLSEFERQSDVGDENDSRPKKMGRKARMIDLTKKMGEKFEEKKRHIEERGRHIVEKMRGP; this comes from the exons ATG TCTCAACTCTCAAGCCTATCCGTCCCATCCTTTTGTTTTAGATT GGCCAAGAGATTTCCAATAAAGGTGGAAAGCAAAACTTCGGCCATCTACAATGGAAGTAAAATCATTTACCTTTATCTGGAGACTTCTTGGGAGAAGGAGTCATGGTGCAAAGCTCTTCGTCTTGCTTCATGCGAGGATAAAGAAAAGCTGAGCTGGTTCGCTAAGTTGAATGAAGACTTCCATGCTTACTTGTTATCTTTAAATGTTGGATATCCATCATTTATGAAACCCTCTTCAGGTTTCATTGCTGAGCCAATGGATAAGGGAAATAGAAGTGATGGATCTTCATCAAAAGTTAGGTTATTTTGGAGAAAGCTTTCCAAGAAGGCTAAGCCTGGAATGGAAAATAAAGGAACTTGGACATCTCAAACTGCCCGTGAAGATAGAAAGACTTATGAGAAACAGCAGCCATTCCAAGATTCAGTCACAAACAAGGTACCAAACAGTTTGACTGAAGAAAATATGTCATGTCCATTTCCACAAGGTTTTTCTCGTTCAGTAAGTCAAAGTACTTCTGTTGCTTCTGATGCTGATCTGGAACAAGACAAGTTTAGTGTCGATGAAGGGACACTCTGCTGGAACTTGttaatttctcgaatcttttttGATATCAAAGGAAACGCAGGATTGAAAAGTTCTATTCAAGCACGGATTCAG AGAACATTGTCCAATATGAGGACCCCCAGTTACATAGGTGAAGTCATTTGTACTGATTTAGACATTGGAAGTCTCCCACCTTATATCCATGCAATGAGGCTTCTTGCTACAGACATGAATGAGGTATGGGCATTCGAAGTTGATGCTGAATATTCTGGTGGAATCCTGTTAGACGTTGAGACAAGACTTGAAGTTAGTGACCAAGATTTTCAAAAAGGCTTAGTGGACTCAAATTCAGAACCAAATTCTGTTGAGAATGTCTCTTCAGACCTTCTTGAAGGCTTTGAACGTTTTGGAAAGCATTTGAATCTTCCTGAAGAGGATGAGGTCGACCCTAAAGTTG AAGGTGTAAAAGGCTCTAAAGCTACACCAACAACAAGTTGTGTTTCTCGATGGAAAGCTGTTGTAAATTCCGTAGCCAAACAGGTTTCACAG GTGCCTTTGTCTTTGTCGATAAGGATTTCATCCCTTAGAGGAACACTACGGTTGTATATAAAGCCACCCCCTTCTGATCAGTTATGGTTTGGCTTCACGTCCATGCCTGATATAGAGTTTGACCTTGAGTCTTCTGTTGGGGAACACAAGATAACTAGTGGACATATTGCTTTATTCTTGATCGGTCGGTTTAAG GCAGCTATACGGGAAACAATGGTGCTCCCCAACTGTGAAAGTGCATACATTCCTTGGATGTTAGCAGAAAAAGATGATTGGGTCCCAAGGAAAGTTGCCCCATTTATATGGCTTAATCAAGACGCAGTTATGGATAATAACATTGCGCGTACCGCTCAATGTCCTCAACCTACTGAAGCAAAGGAAAATAGTAGGAAAACCTCGAGTTCTCCTGCGGTCATTGAGTCTGAAGCCTCGTCGAGCTCTGCAGCTTCTTCTTCTGCAAAGATTAGGTCCTCACAAGATCTAAGAACTCCCCTACTTGCAACCGATGAACCACATGAAACATACCAGCAGAATAGAGCAACTCCTGATACTCAGTCATCATCTAGGTCTTTGAGTGAGTTTGAAAGGCAGAGTGATGTGGGTGATGAGAATGATTCAAGGCCAAAGAAGATGGGGAGGAAGGCAAGAATGATCGATTTGACCAAGAAAATGGGAGAGAAATTTGAAGAGAAGAAGCGTCACATTGAAGAAAGGGGTAGGCACATTGTTGAGAAAATGAGAGGACCTTGA
- the LOC107941151 gene encoding protein LSD1 isoform X2, whose protein sequence is MQSEVVCSRCRNILLYPRGATNVCCALCNTITQVPPPGMEMAQLVCGGCRTLLMYTCGATSVRCSCCNIINHVTASNPMAHINCGHCRTTLMYPYGAASVKCAVCHYVTNVGTGNVRCPLPASSLNARGTMPSTSTSQTVVVENPMSVDESGKLVSNVVVGITTDKK, encoded by the exons ATGCAGAGCGAGGTCGTTTGTAGTCGGTGCAGGAATATTCTTCTTTATCCTAGAGGGGCTACAAATGTGTGCTGTGCATTGTGCAATACAATTACCCAAGTCCCTCCTCCTG GAATGGAAATGGCTCAACTCGTATGTGGAGGGTGTCGAACATTGTTAATGTATACATGTGGAGCAACAAGTGTAAGATGCTCTTGCTGTAACATCATTAACCATGTGACAG CATCCAACCCGATGGCTCACATCAACTGTGGGCACTGCCGTACAACACTGATGTATCCATATGGAGCTGCATCAGTCAAATGTGCTGTCTGTCATTATGTTACCAATGTTGGT ACGGGTAATGTAAGGTGTCCACTTCCGGCAAGCAGTCTGAATGCCAGAGGGACTATGCCATCTACTTCAACA AGCCAAACAGTAGTTGTTGAGAATCCCATGTCAGTTGATGAGAGTGGCAAATTG GTGAGCAATGTGGTGGTTGGCATAACAACAGACAAAAAATGA
- the LOC107941151 gene encoding protein LSD1 isoform X1: MQSEVVCSRCRNILLYPRGATNVCCALCNTITQVPPPGMEMAQLVCGGCRTLLMYTCGATSVRCSCCNIINHVTASNPMAHINCGHCRTTLMYPYGAASVKCAVCHYVTNVGVSTGNVRCPLPASSLNARGTMPSTSTSQTVVVENPMSVDESGKLVSNVVVGITTDKK; the protein is encoded by the exons ATGCAGAGCGAGGTCGTTTGTAGTCGGTGCAGGAATATTCTTCTTTATCCTAGAGGGGCTACAAATGTGTGCTGTGCATTGTGCAATACAATTACCCAAGTCCCTCCTCCTG GAATGGAAATGGCTCAACTCGTATGTGGAGGGTGTCGAACATTGTTAATGTATACATGTGGAGCAACAAGTGTAAGATGCTCTTGCTGTAACATCATTAACCATGTGACAG CATCCAACCCGATGGCTCACATCAACTGTGGGCACTGCCGTACAACACTGATGTATCCATATGGAGCTGCATCAGTCAAATGTGCTGTCTGTCATTATGTTACCAATGTTGGTGTAAGT ACGGGTAATGTAAGGTGTCCACTTCCGGCAAGCAGTCTGAATGCCAGAGGGACTATGCCATCTACTTCAACA AGCCAAACAGTAGTTGTTGAGAATCCCATGTCAGTTGATGAGAGTGGCAAATTG GTGAGCAATGTGGTGGTTGGCATAACAACAGACAAAAAATGA
- the LOC107941163 gene encoding testis-expressed protein 2 isoform X1 — MVSVFLVGLVVGVLAIVSLEVAVFFFVLNRLNRRIKQESLAALNPPSQPSLDFAYNKQGTVWVLESEKIPVPREQKRKKDVPLEVSPARKHAKIQEKCLVFTHSDASRTSVPLKGCVIEAVSATNLPSRKWAKRFPIKVESKTSAIYNGSKIIYLYLETSWEKESWCKALRLASCEDKEKLSWFAKLNEDFHAYLLSLNVGYPSFMKPSSGFIAEPMDKGNRSDGSSSKVRLFWRKLSKKAKPGMENKGTWTSQTAREDRKTYEKQQPFQDSVTNKVPNSLTEENMSCPFPQGFSRSVSQSTSVASDADLEQDKFSVDEGTLCWNLLISRIFFDIKGNAGLKSSIQARIQRTLSNMRTPSYIGEVICTDLDIGSLPPYIHAMRLLATDMNEVWAFEVDAEYSGGILLDVETRLEVSDQDFQKGLVDSNSEPNSVENVSSDLLEGFERFGKHLNLPEEDEVDPKVEGVKGSKATPTTSCVSRWKAVVNSVAKQVSQVPLSLSIRISSLRGTLRLYIKPPPSDQLWFGFTSMPDIEFDLESSVGEHKITSGHIALFLIGRFKAAIRETMVLPNCESAYIPWMLAEKDDWVPRKVAPFIWLNQDAVMDNNIARTAQCPQPTEAKENSRKTSSSPAVIESEASSSSAASSSAKIRSSQDLRTPLLATDEPHETYQQNRATPDTQSSSRSLSEFERQSDVGDENDSRPKKMGRKARMIDLTKKMGEKFEEKKRHIEERGRHIVEKMRGP, encoded by the exons ATGGTGAGCGTGTTCTTGGTTGGGTTGGTTGTTGGGGTGTTAGCAATTGTGAGCTTGGAAGTGGCGGTATTCTTTTTCGTATTAAATCGATTGAATCGAAGGATCAAACAAGAATCTCTTGCTGCCCTGAATCCTCCTTCCCAACCTTCTCTCGATTTCGCTTACAACAAGCAG GGGACTGTTTGGGTTCTTGAATCAGAAAAAATTCCAGTACCCAGAGAGCAGAAGCGGAAAAAGGACGTGCCTTTGGAGGTTTCCCCTGCtcgaaaacatgccaaaatccaGGAAAAGTGCTTAGTTTTCACACATTCTGATGCTTCCCGCACTTCTGTTCCCCTTAAGGGCTGCGTCATTGAGGCTGTTTCCGCTACCAATTTACCCTCAAGAAAATG GGCCAAGAGATTTCCAATAAAGGTGGAAAGCAAAACTTCGGCCATCTACAATGGAAGTAAAATCATTTACCTTTATCTGGAGACTTCTTGGGAGAAGGAGTCATGGTGCAAAGCTCTTCGTCTTGCTTCATGCGAGGATAAAGAAAAGCTGAGCTGGTTCGCTAAGTTGAATGAAGACTTCCATGCTTACTTGTTATCTTTAAATGTTGGATATCCATCATTTATGAAACCCTCTTCAGGTTTCATTGCTGAGCCAATGGATAAGGGAAATAGAAGTGATGGATCTTCATCAAAAGTTAGGTTATTTTGGAGAAAGCTTTCCAAGAAGGCTAAGCCTGGAATGGAAAATAAAGGAACTTGGACATCTCAAACTGCCCGTGAAGATAGAAAGACTTATGAGAAACAGCAGCCATTCCAAGATTCAGTCACAAACAAGGTACCAAACAGTTTGACTGAAGAAAATATGTCATGTCCATTTCCACAAGGTTTTTCTCGTTCAGTAAGTCAAAGTACTTCTGTTGCTTCTGATGCTGATCTGGAACAAGACAAGTTTAGTGTCGATGAAGGGACACTCTGCTGGAACTTGttaatttctcgaatcttttttGATATCAAAGGAAACGCAGGATTGAAAAGTTCTATTCAAGCACGGATTCAG AGAACATTGTCCAATATGAGGACCCCCAGTTACATAGGTGAAGTCATTTGTACTGATTTAGACATTGGAAGTCTCCCACCTTATATCCATGCAATGAGGCTTCTTGCTACAGACATGAATGAGGTATGGGCATTCGAAGTTGATGCTGAATATTCTGGTGGAATCCTGTTAGACGTTGAGACAAGACTTGAAGTTAGTGACCAAGATTTTCAAAAAGGCTTAGTGGACTCAAATTCAGAACCAAATTCTGTTGAGAATGTCTCTTCAGACCTTCTTGAAGGCTTTGAACGTTTTGGAAAGCATTTGAATCTTCCTGAAGAGGATGAGGTCGACCCTAAAGTTG AAGGTGTAAAAGGCTCTAAAGCTACACCAACAACAAGTTGTGTTTCTCGATGGAAAGCTGTTGTAAATTCCGTAGCCAAACAGGTTTCACAG GTGCCTTTGTCTTTGTCGATAAGGATTTCATCCCTTAGAGGAACACTACGGTTGTATATAAAGCCACCCCCTTCTGATCAGTTATGGTTTGGCTTCACGTCCATGCCTGATATAGAGTTTGACCTTGAGTCTTCTGTTGGGGAACACAAGATAACTAGTGGACATATTGCTTTATTCTTGATCGGTCGGTTTAAG GCAGCTATACGGGAAACAATGGTGCTCCCCAACTGTGAAAGTGCATACATTCCTTGGATGTTAGCAGAAAAAGATGATTGGGTCCCAAGGAAAGTTGCCCCATTTATATGGCTTAATCAAGACGCAGTTATGGATAATAACATTGCGCGTACCGCTCAATGTCCTCAACCTACTGAAGCAAAGGAAAATAGTAGGAAAACCTCGAGTTCTCCTGCGGTCATTGAGTCTGAAGCCTCGTCGAGCTCTGCAGCTTCTTCTTCTGCAAAGATTAGGTCCTCACAAGATCTAAGAACTCCCCTACTTGCAACCGATGAACCACATGAAACATACCAGCAGAATAGAGCAACTCCTGATACTCAGTCATCATCTAGGTCTTTGAGTGAGTTTGAAAGGCAGAGTGATGTGGGTGATGAGAATGATTCAAGGCCAAAGAAGATGGGGAGGAAGGCAAGAATGATCGATTTGACCAAGAAAATGGGAGAGAAATTTGAAGAGAAGAAGCGTCACATTGAAGAAAGGGGTAGGCACATTGTTGAGAAAATGAGAGGACCTTGA
- the LOC107941157 gene encoding LOW QUALITY PROTEIN: gamma-soluble NSF attachment protein (The sequence of the model RefSeq protein was modified relative to this genomic sequence to represent the inferred CDS: deleted 1 base in 1 codon; substituted 2 bases at 2 genomic stop codons): MSGSDPGKLIYKADNLTTLSLTRWSADWESATRLYEQAANGFRVSKDYENAKSAFEKASKGREMLSSPWDAAKSMESAAAIAKXLRNWTEVIDFYRKASELYMQCDRPQYASDSLAKAARAVEDALPNDAIKLXGDACVLLEDDRKEQMALDLYHAVTNIYVKLEKYTDAVAFLLKLGLAADKCNATNSQCKAYLSAVIVYLYAHDLKQAEKCYNDCSQIDAFLRSDQNRFAGKLLSAYREGDVEEIKRVSQSRSITNLDSVIIKLARKLPTGDVAAFKTNAAIGEGEALDENDLT; the protein is encoded by the exons ATGTCCGGTTCCGATCCCGGCAAGCTCATCTACAAAGCCGACAATTT AACAACGCTAAGCCTTACAAGGTGGAGTGCTGATTGGGAAAGTGCTACCCGTTTGTATGAACAAGCTG CCaatggatttcgagtttcgaaaGATTATGAGAATGCTAAGTCGGCATTCGAGAAAGCTTCCAAAGGACGAGAGATGCTATCCTC TCCCTGGGATGCAGCTAAAAGCATGGAGTCTGCTGCTGCAATAGCAAAGTAACTACGCAACTGGACTGAAGTTATTGACTTTTATAGAAAGGCATCCGAGTTATACATGCAGTGTGACAGACCACAATATGCATCGGATTCACTCGCCAAGGCTGCCCG TGCTGTGGAAGATGCTTTGCCTAATGATGCCATTAAACTGTAGGGTGATGCCTGTGTTCTTCTTGAAGATGATCGAAAGGAACAGATGGCCCTTGATCTATATCATGCTGTCACTAATATTTATGTAAAACTTGAGAA GTACACAGATGCTGTAGCTTTCCTTTTGAAATTGGGCTTAGCAGCTGATAAGTGCAATGCTACAAATAGTCAATGCAAG GCGTATCTTAGTGCAGTGATCGTGTATCTTTATGCTCATGACTTAAAGCAAGCAGAGAAGTGCTACAATGACTGTTCTCA GATTGATGCTTTCTTAAGAAGTGATCAGAACCGCTTTGCGGGTAAACTCCTTTCTGCTTACAGAGAAGGTGATGTAGAAGAAATCAAACGTGTGTCTCAGTCAAGATCTATCACTAATCTTGACAGTGTG ATCATAAAGCTTGCGAGGAAG TTGCCTACAGGTGACGTGGCTGCGTTTAAGACCAATGCTGCTATAGGTGAGGGAGAAGCCCTGGATGAGAATGACCTCACATAG
- the LOC107941154 gene encoding uncharacterized protein At4g14342: MQASDRFNINSQLEHLQAKYVGTGHADLNRFEWAVNIQRDSYASYIGHYPMLAYFAVAENESIGRERYNFMQKMLLPCGLPPEREDD, from the exons ATGCAG GCAAGCGATAGGTTTAACATCAATTCCCAGCTCGAGCATCTCCAAGCCAAATACGTTGGAACTGGCCATGCTGATCTCAACAGATT TGAATGGGCGGTTAACATTCAACGCGATAGCTACGCATCATATATAGGGCATTACCCGATGTTGGCTTACTTCGCTGTGGCTGAAAATGAATCCATTGGAAGAGAGCGCTACAACTTCATGCAG AAAATGCTTCTGCCTTGTGGTCTGCCTCCAGAAAGAGAAGATGATTAA
- the LOC107941170 gene encoding LOW QUALITY PROTEIN: lysine-specific demethylase JMJ18 (The sequence of the model RefSeq protein was modified relative to this genomic sequence to represent the inferred CDS: inserted 1 base in 1 codon; deleted 2 bases in 1 codon): IATDSHSKEDHSSQLSMKRDNNIQPSGSPQSRKVSARWGPDEACRPTIDDAPVFYPTVEEFEDTLAYVEKIREEAESFGICRIVPPPSWTPPCLLKEKDIWEHAKFSTRIQQVDLLQNRKPMRKKTRSRKRKRRRQSKKGATGRHANSSVESTSASSENFGFSSGSVFTLEEFQRYANDFKETYFRRDCDEDLKPGVVEYSKWEPSWEDIEGEYWRIVEQPTDEVEVYYGADLETGTFGSGFPKASSMLTGNDADKYAMSGWNLNNFSRLQGSVLSFEGCDISGVLVPWLYVGMCFSSFCWHVEDHHLYSLNYMHWGDPKVWYGVPQNHASSLEAAIRKHLPDLFEEQPGLLHDLVTQLSPSILKAEGVPIYRAVQHSGEFVLTFPRAYHSGFNCGFNCAEAVNVAPVDWLEHGQNAVELYSEQHRRTSLSHDKLLLGSAQQAIQALWEXIFAGRETPGNLRWKHVCGKDGMLTKAVRMRVQMEEERVNCLPPHLPSRKMEKDFDLESERECFSCFYDLHLSACSCNCSPERFACLKHVKNFCSCEVEDRFVLLRYTIDELQMLVKALEGGVDAVKVWACKDIGLLPGKDCDAYMPNLVQDSEAVKLEPSEPSGSWSCSWKMEEKVNISSSSYGPVSEVLPQHGTKLKASPSTVGCENNAYNIGVLIMENSVNLEQDACMKLNLDVLTDYPASKSVNALDSPNNKSDVEIFLPSFNQEKICGFDEVREPVLKRLKSDCSSSVLENLPNYQHSTSCVHQDSDGFDGKKLFDVELHPGQSNTFWKTATVNNSDLNASIVARGDPLLISSVEPLNFGSVMFGKLWCSKKAIFPKGFRSRVKFFSVINPTEISNYISEVLDAGPLGPLFKVTLEGCPTVSFSNVSVENCWKLVVQQLKQEILRSNLGERSVLPLQLLKRVNGLEMFGFLSPPIIQAVEALDPNHQCLEYWNHKTSSDKNEVNKDLD, translated from the exons ATAGCAACGGATTCTCATTCGAAAGAG GACCATTCTTCACAACTTTCCAtgaaaagagataataatatacaGCCTTCAGGCAGTCCTCAAAGTCGAAAG GTTTCAGCAAGATGGGGCCCAGATGAAGCATGCAGGCCTACCATTGATGATGCTCCAGTCTTCTATCCAACTGTTGAG GAGTTTGAAGACACACTTGCCTATGTAGAAAAGATTCGTGAAGAAGCTGAATCATTTGGTATATGTCGGATTGTTCCGCCTCCTTCTTGGACTCCTCCTTGTCTTCTTAAAGAGAAAGATATATGGGAACATGCCAAATTTTCAACAAGAATTCAGCAAGTTGACTTACTTCAAAATAGGAAGCCAATGAGAAAGAAAACTAGAAGCCGAAAACGTAAACGGAGGAGGCAATCAAAAAAGGGAGCAACTGGAAGACATGCCAATTCTAGTGTAGAATCTACTTCTGCGAGCAGTGAGAATTTTGGCTTCAGTTCTGGATCAGTCTTCACACTCGAAGAATTTCAGAGATATGCAAATGATTTCAAGGAGACATACTTTCGGAGAGACTGTGATGAGGATTTAAAGCCTGGTGTGGTTGAATACTCGAAATGGGAACCTTCTTGGGAGGATATTGAAGGTGAATACTGGAGGATAGTTGAGCAGCCAACTGATGAGGTTGAG GTGTATTACGGAGCTGACCTGGAAACAGGAACATTTGGTAGTGGGTTTCCTAAGGCATCATCTATGTTAACTGGAAATGATGCAGATAAATATGCAATGTCAGGTTGGAACCTAAACAATTTCTCTCGCCTACAAGGTTCTGTGTTATCTTTTGAAGGATGTGATATATCTGGAGTTCTAGTGCCATGGCTCTATGTGGGGATGTGCTTCTCATCATTTTGTTGG CATGTTGAGGATCACCATCTTTATTCACTAAACTATATGCACTGGGGTGATCCAAAAGTATGGTATGGAGTGCCTCAAAACCATGCTTCCTCTTTGGAGGCTGCAATAAGAAAGCATCTGCCTGATTTATTTGAAGAACAGCCAGGCTTACTCCATGACTTG GTTACTCAGCTATCTCCATCAATTCTGAAAGCTGAAGGTGTACCAATCTATCGAGCTGTACAACACTCTGGGGAGTTTGTTCTTACCTTTCCAAGGGCATACCACTCTGGGTTTAATTGTGGCTTCAATTGTGCAGAGGCAGTGAATGTTGCCCCTGTTGATTGGCTAGAACATGGTCAAAATGCAGTGGAGCTCTATAGTGAGCAGCATCGCAGGACATCACTGTCCCACGACAAGCTGCTTCTAGGATCAGCTCAGCAAGCCATCCAAGCTCTCTGGG ATATTTTTGCTGGCAGAGAAACTCCAGGAAATTTGAGGTGGAAACATGTCTGTGGAAAGGATGGAATGCTTACGAAGGCTGTTAGG ATGAGAGTACAGATGGAGGAGGAAAGAGTGAATTGCCTTCCACCTCACTTACCCTCACGGAAGATGGAAAAGGACTTTGATTTGGAAAGTGAGAGGGAATGCTTTTCTTGTTTCTATGATTTGCATCTGTCTGCCTGCAGCTGCAACTGCTCTCCTGAGCGATTTGCATGtctaaaacatgtaaagaatTTCTGCTCATGCGAAGTGGAAGACAGATTTGTCCTCCTTCGCTACACCATTGATGAATTGCAAATGCTAGTAAAAGCCCTGGAGGGAGGAGTAGATGCTGTTAAAGTATGGGCATGCAAAGATATTGGGCTGCTTCCTGGTAAAGATTGTGATGCTTACATGCCTAATTTGGTTCAGGATAGTGAGGCAGTAAAATTAGAACCTTCTGAACCAAGCGGAAGTTGGTCTTGTTCCTGGAAAATGGAAGAAAAGGTGAATATTAGTTCTTCCTCATATGGTCCTGTTTCGGAAGTATTGCCCCAGCATGGGACTAAATTAAAAGCTTCTCCTTCCACCGTAGGTTGTGAAAACAATGCCTATAATATTGGGGTTCTTATTATGGAAAACAGCGTGAACTTGGAGCAGGATGCCTGCATGAAGTTGAATCTTGATGTTTTAACTGATTATCCTGCAAGCAAGTCAGTAAATGCTTTGGATAGCCCTAATAACAAGAGTGATGTGGAGATATTTTTACCCTCCTTTAATCAAGAGAAAATTTGTGGCTTTGATGAAGTAAGAGAACCTGTTCTAAAGAGACTCAAAAGTGATTGTAGTTCATCAGTTCTCGAGAATCTCCCA AACTATCAGCATTCAACTTCATGTGTTCATCAGGATTCTGATGGCTTTGATGGCAAGAAATTGTTTGATGTTGAACTTCATCCAGGACAATCTAATACCTTCTGGAAGACAGCAACTGTCAATAACTCAGATTTAAATGCATCTATTGTTGCCCGAGGTGATCCATTGTTGATTTCTTCTGTAGAACCTTTAAATTTTGGATCTGTTATGTTTGGAAAACTATGGTGCAGCAAGAAAGCCATATTCCCAAAAG GATTTAGAAGCCGTGTTAAGTTCTTTAGTGTGATCAACCCAACAGAGATTTCAAACTACATCTCAGAAGTCTTAGATGCTGGGCCCCTTGGCCCTCTATTTAAG GTCACTTTAGAAGGCTGCCCCACCGTAAGCTTCTCAAATGTGTCAGTGGAGAACTGCTGGAAATTGGTAGTGCAGCAACTAAAACAAGAAATTTTAAGGAGCAACCTTGGGGAAAGAAGCGTGCTTCCCTTACAATTACTGAAGAGAGTCAATGGACTCGAAATGTTTGGATTTCTCTCACCACCCATAATTCAG GCTGTTGAAGCTCTTGATCCAAATCATCAATGCTTGGAGTACTGGAATCACAAGACTAGTAGTGATAAGAATGAAGTTAATAAGGATTTAGATTGA
- the LOC107941151 gene encoding protein LSD1 isoform X3, protein MQSEVVCSRCRNILLYPRGATNVCCALCNTITQVPPPGMEMAQLVCGGCRTLLMYTCGATSVRCSCCNIINHVTASNPMAHINCGHCRTTLMYPYGAASVKCAVCHYVTNVGTGNVRCPLPASSLNARGTMPSTSTVSNVVVGITTDKK, encoded by the exons ATGCAGAGCGAGGTCGTTTGTAGTCGGTGCAGGAATATTCTTCTTTATCCTAGAGGGGCTACAAATGTGTGCTGTGCATTGTGCAATACAATTACCCAAGTCCCTCCTCCTG GAATGGAAATGGCTCAACTCGTATGTGGAGGGTGTCGAACATTGTTAATGTATACATGTGGAGCAACAAGTGTAAGATGCTCTTGCTGTAACATCATTAACCATGTGACAG CATCCAACCCGATGGCTCACATCAACTGTGGGCACTGCCGTACAACACTGATGTATCCATATGGAGCTGCATCAGTCAAATGTGCTGTCTGTCATTATGTTACCAATGTTGGT ACGGGTAATGTAAGGTGTCCACTTCCGGCAAGCAGTCTGAATGCCAGAGGGACTATGCCATCTACTTCAACA GTGAGCAATGTGGTGGTTGGCATAACAACAGACAAAAAATGA
- the LOC121228852 gene encoding gamma-soluble NSF attachment protein, whose protein sequence is MSLFIDVHVPCSQWISISKIMRMLSGIREASKGREMYPRDACVLLEDDRKEQMALDLYHAVTNIYVKLEKYTDAVAFLLKLGLAADKCNATNSQCKAYLSAVIVYLYAHDLKQAEKCYNDCSQIDAFLRSDQNRFAGKLLSAYREGDVEEIKRVSQSRSITILNLRGSLPTGDVAAFKTNAAIGEGEALDENDLT, encoded by the exons ATGTCATTGTTCATTGATGTTCATGTTCCTTGTAGCCAATGGATTTCGATTTCAAAGATTATGAGAATGCTAAGTGGCATTCGAGAAGCTTCCAAAGGACGAGAGATGTATCCTC GTGATGCCTGTGTTCTTCTTGAAGATGATCGAAAGGAACAGATGGCCCTTGATCTATATCATGCTGTCACTAATATTTATGTAAAACTTGAGAA GTACACAGATGCTGTAGCTTTCCTTTTGAAATTGGGCTTAGCAGCTGATAAGTGCAATGCTACAAATAGTCAATGCAAG GCGTATCTTAGTGCAGTGATCGTGTATCTTTATGCTCATGACTTAAAGCAAGCAGAGAAGTGCTACAATGACTGTTCTCA GATTGATGCTTTCTTAAGAAGTGATCAGAACCGCTTTGCGGGTAAACTCCTTTCTGCTTACAGAGAAGGTGATGTAGAAGAAATCAAACGTGTGTCTCAGTCAAGATCTATCACAATCTTGAA CTTGCGAGGAAGTTTGCCTACAGGTGACGTGGCTGCGTTTAAGACCAATGCTGCTATAGGTGAGGGAGAAGCCCTGGATGAGAATGACCTCACATAG